One stretch of Flavobacterium sp. 9 DNA includes these proteins:
- a CDS encoding alpha-N-arabinofuranosidase yields MKKALLITFLIAICNQVSFAQGGITVVTIKNNADAPTINKNIYGHFAEHLGRSIYGGFFVGDTSKIPNTKGVRNDIIKALKELKIPNLRWPGGCFADTYHWKDGIGPQQERPTIVNKWWGGTTEDNSFGTHDFLNMCELLGAEPYLSGNVGSGTVQELADWVQYTNFSGKSPMSDLRKKNGRTEPWKVKFWGIGNEAWGCGGNMTAEYYANEYRKYATFMSDWENTGGITRIASGSNSADYNWTEVLMKNIPINMLGGVGVHHYAVIDWGKKGDGVNFTEDGYFHTMQSALKMEELITKHSAIMDKYDPEKKVAMIVDEWGAWYEVEQGTNPGFLYQQNTMRDAVLAGATLNIFNNHSDRVRMANLAQCVNVLQAVILTDKAKMITTPTYHVMKMYSVHQDAKLLPVSFQSPLYTFNGETLPAVSASASKDKSGLVHISLVNVDAKNKNTIEIDVKDLGVKNFTGTIITSAKLQDYNSFDTPNKIVPTVFKGFENKKGKLEITIPPFSVVVLEGK; encoded by the coding sequence ATGAAAAAAGCACTTTTAATCACATTTCTTATTGCCATTTGTAATCAGGTTAGTTTCGCTCAAGGCGGAATTACTGTAGTAACCATAAAAAACAATGCAGATGCACCAACGATCAATAAAAACATTTACGGACATTTTGCAGAACATTTAGGACGTTCTATTTATGGAGGTTTTTTTGTGGGAGATACATCGAAAATTCCAAATACAAAAGGAGTTAGAAATGATATTATTAAAGCTTTAAAAGAATTAAAAATTCCAAATCTAAGATGGCCAGGCGGATGTTTTGCTGATACGTATCACTGGAAAGACGGAATTGGTCCACAACAAGAAAGACCAACAATCGTAAACAAATGGTGGGGCGGAACAACAGAAGACAATAGTTTTGGAACACATGATTTCTTAAATATGTGCGAACTTCTTGGCGCAGAACCTTATTTATCAGGAAACGTAGGAAGCGGAACCGTTCAGGAATTGGCTGATTGGGTTCAGTACACAAATTTCAGCGGTAAAAGCCCGATGAGTGATTTGCGTAAAAAAAACGGAAGAACAGAACCTTGGAAAGTTAAATTCTGGGGAATCGGAAATGAAGCTTGGGGTTGTGGAGGAAATATGACAGCAGAATATTATGCAAATGAATACCGCAAATATGCCACCTTCATGTCAGATTGGGAAAACACAGGCGGAATTACTCGCATCGCTTCAGGTTCAAATAGCGCCGATTATAACTGGACAGAAGTTCTAATGAAAAACATTCCGATCAATATGTTAGGCGGAGTTGGAGTGCATCATTATGCAGTAATTGATTGGGGTAAAAAAGGCGACGGAGTAAATTTCACCGAAGACGGATATTTCCATACCATGCAATCTGCTTTAAAAATGGAAGAATTGATTACTAAACATTCTGCTATAATGGATAAATACGATCCAGAGAAAAAAGTAGCCATGATTGTAGACGAATGGGGCGCTTGGTATGAAGTAGAACAAGGAACAAATCCAGGTTTTTTATACCAACAAAACACAATGAGAGATGCAGTTTTGGCGGGAGCAACACTTAATATTTTCAACAATCATTCAGATAGAGTTCGTATGGCAAATTTGGCTCAATGTGTAAATGTTTTGCAAGCCGTAATTCTAACAGACAAAGCAAAAATGATTACAACGCCAACGTATCATGTCATGAAAATGTACAGCGTTCATCAGGATGCAAAATTGCTACCGGTAAGTTTCCAATCGCCATTATATACATTTAATGGAGAAACACTTCCTGCAGTATCAGCTTCGGCATCAAAAGACAAAAGCGGATTAGTTCATATTTCGCTAGTAAATGTTGACGCAAAAAATAAAAACACAATCGAAATTGATGTAAAAGATCTTGGTGTTAAAAACTTCACAGGAACAATTATAACATCGGCAAAATTGCAAGATTACAATTCATTCGATACTCCAAACAAAATTGTACCAACAGTTTTTAAAGGTTTCGAAAACAAAAAAGGAAAACTTGAAATCACAATTCCTCCATTCTCAGTAGTTGTTTTGGAAGGAAAATAA
- a CDS encoding arabinan endo-1,5-alpha-L-arabinosidase has protein sequence MKKSNSIIKIASCIGLFLFVFAATSCSKDDPATETTKPPVVVVPPVVTPTFPGPTYADNYTSISGWGTKAQWNLANVHDPSVEKSGEYYYMYQTDASYGNSTEGHGHFFYRRSKDLVNWEFMGPSMTEAPAWVKDSLNNKRARMSPALPPITNPNYGYWAPCVRKVGNIYRMYYSIVVTNPIVGTDTNTSWSERAFIGLAETDDLASNNWTDKGMVVCSEPDGVKSYVRNGGNDWDAYFKFNAIDPSFIQTPEGDQYLIYGSWHSGIAALKLNPTTGKPDKLKTIDDYGVRIAGRGNVNTNRWQALEGPEIIYNPDTQYYYLFLAYDELSVAYNTRVARSKSILGPYQTISGMSITNGAECFPMITHPYSFKNHTGWVGISHCAVFQNPDTKQWYYASQARLPEGVPGIAVSNAVMMGQVRGIQWTEDGWPVIDPERYAAVPATTIVEGSFVGTWEQITMNYQYKTIQKSVTLYLTADKKVSGDANGTWSYDSTKKILTINGVKCNVTDAWDWELATRKVTLTYSGLTGTGLPVWGKKIN, from the coding sequence ATGAAAAAATCAAATTCCATTATAAAAATTGCTTCCTGTATTGGACTGTTTTTATTCGTTTTTGCTGCAACAAGTTGTTCAAAAGATGATCCTGCAACAGAAACCACTAAGCCGCCTGTAGTTGTAGTGCCACCAGTGGTTACGCCAACTTTTCCGGGACCAACTTATGCAGATAACTACACTTCAATATCAGGTTGGGGAACAAAAGCGCAATGGAATTTAGCCAATGTGCACGATCCGTCAGTAGAAAAAAGTGGTGAATATTATTATATGTATCAAACCGATGCTTCTTATGGAAATTCGACTGAAGGTCACGGACATTTTTTCTACAGAAGATCAAAAGATTTAGTCAATTGGGAATTTATGGGACCATCAATGACCGAAGCTCCGGCTTGGGTAAAAGATTCCTTGAATAATAAAAGAGCCAGAATGTCTCCGGCATTGCCACCAATTACAAATCCTAATTATGGATATTGGGCGCCTTGCGTTCGAAAAGTAGGTAACATTTATAGAATGTATTACAGCATTGTGGTTACAAATCCAATTGTTGGAACAGACACGAATACTTCTTGGTCAGAGCGCGCATTTATTGGCTTAGCCGAAACAGATGATTTGGCTTCAAACAATTGGACAGACAAAGGAATGGTCGTTTGTTCTGAACCTGACGGTGTAAAAAGTTATGTCAGAAACGGAGGAAATGATTGGGATGCTTATTTTAAATTTAATGCAATCGATCCAAGTTTTATTCAAACTCCAGAAGGCGATCAATATTTAATTTATGGTTCATGGCATTCCGGAATTGCAGCTTTAAAATTGAATCCAACAACAGGAAAACCGGATAAATTAAAAACAATTGATGATTATGGAGTTCGTATCGCTGGACGTGGAAACGTAAATACAAACCGTTGGCAAGCACTCGAAGGACCAGAAATTATCTATAATCCGGACACACAATATTATTATTTGTTCTTGGCTTATGACGAATTATCGGTTGCTTATAATACACGTGTTGCGCGTTCGAAAAGTATTTTAGGACCGTATCAAACTATCAGCGGAATGAGTATTACAAACGGAGCAGAATGTTTCCCGATGATAACACATCCATATTCTTTTAAAAACCACACAGGTTGGGTTGGAATATCGCATTGTGCCGTTTTTCAAAATCCAGATACCAAACAATGGTATTATGCATCGCAAGCACGTTTACCGGAAGGAGTTCCGGGAATTGCAGTTTCAAATGCAGTTATGATGGGACAGGTTCGCGGCATTCAATGGACAGAAGATGGATGGCCGGTTATTGATCCGGAACGTTATGCAGCAGTACCGGCAACAACAATTGTAGAAGGAAGTTTTGTTGGAACCTGGGAACAAATAACCATGAATTATCAATACAAAACCATTCAGAAATCAGTAACACTTTATCTAACTGCTGACAAAAAAGTAAGCGGCGACGCAAATGGAACATGGTCATATGACAGCACAAAAAAAATCCTAACTATAAATGGTGTAAAATGTAATGTAACAGACGCTTGGGATTGGGAATTAGCGACAAGAAAAGTGACGTTAACTTATTCAGGTTTGACAGGAACAGGATTACCAGTTTGGGGTAAAAAGATAAATTAG
- a CDS encoding glycoside hydrolase family 43 protein: MKNIISLLVLLAFCQTIQSQIDPSKFNNPIIKDQYTGDPAALVYKDKVYLYAGHDEAPNDFNFYKMNEWVVYSSSDMKKWESHPVPLKVTDFKWAKGDAWASQVIERNGKFYWYVTVHHGSIEGKSIGIAVSDSPTGPFKDALGKALITNDMTKFTDISWDDIDPTVYIDNDGQAYLFWGNTSCHYAKLKENMIELDGPIHHIDLPHFTEAPWIHKHKEWYYLSYAYEFPEKIAYAMSKSITGPWEFKGILNELAGNSNTNHQSIIDFKGQSYFIYHNGASIPNGGSFRRSVCVDKLYYNKDGTMKRVVMTSEGIQ; encoded by the coding sequence ATGAAAAATATAATATCACTTTTAGTTTTGCTTGCCTTTTGTCAAACAATTCAAAGCCAAATTGATCCATCAAAATTCAATAATCCAATTATAAAAGATCAATATACAGGAGATCCTGCAGCATTGGTTTACAAAGACAAAGTGTATTTATACGCCGGTCATGACGAAGCGCCAAACGATTTTAATTTTTATAAAATGAATGAATGGGTTGTGTATTCTTCATCAGATATGAAAAAATGGGAATCGCATCCTGTGCCTCTAAAAGTAACCGATTTTAAATGGGCAAAAGGTGATGCATGGGCTTCTCAGGTAATCGAAAGAAACGGAAAATTCTATTGGTATGTAACCGTTCATCACGGATCTATAGAAGGAAAATCTATTGGAATTGCAGTTTCAGATAGTCCAACCGGACCTTTTAAAGATGCTTTAGGGAAAGCTTTAATTACGAATGACATGACCAAATTTACGGATATAAGCTGGGACGATATCGATCCAACGGTTTATATCGATAACGATGGACAAGCTTATTTGTTTTGGGGAAATACGTCTTGCCATTATGCCAAATTAAAAGAGAATATGATCGAACTTGACGGACCAATTCACCATATAGATTTACCACATTTTACAGAAGCTCCGTGGATTCATAAACACAAAGAATGGTATTATTTATCATACGCTTATGAGTTTCCTGAGAAAATTGCCTACGCGATGAGCAAATCGATTACAGGTCCGTGGGAATTCAAAGGAATCTTGAATGAATTGGCAGGAAACAGTAATACAAACCATCAATCGATAATAGATTTTAAAGGACAATCGTATTTCATTTATCACAACGGAGCATCAATTCCAAACGGAGGAAGTTTTAGAAGATCAGTTTGTGTAGACAAATTATATTACAATAAAGACGGAACGATGAAACGAGTTGTAATGACATCTGAGGGAATACAATAG
- a CDS encoding arabinan endo-1,5-alpha-L-arabinosidase → MVYKNIKQVFSILIFLIGSVSFAQEIVVHDPVVIKQKDTYYLYCTGNGISVFSSKDLKNWNPEPQVFKDKPVWADGVAADFKNHIWAPDISLHNNVYYLYYSVSAFAKNTSAIGVATNTTLDPKDKKYKWVDQGIVIQSQPNRDMWNAIDPNLIFDENNTPWLSFGSFWEGLKMVKLNPDLKSIAQPQEWHTISKRKRTFELSDSDPGDGALEAPFIFKKNGYYYQFLSWDLCCRGEKSTYKVVVGRSKNVTGPYVDKDGKLLTEGGGSIVVQGDENYFGVGHNSAYTFDGKDYIFYHAYEKKTNGTPRLVVKEMLWDNDLWPVLK, encoded by the coding sequence ATGGTTTATAAAAACATAAAACAGGTATTTTCTATACTAATCTTCTTGATTGGTTCAGTTTCATTTGCGCAGGAAATAGTCGTTCACGATCCGGTTGTCATCAAACAAAAAGATACTTATTATTTGTATTGCACGGGAAACGGAATCAGTGTTTTTAGTTCGAAAGATTTAAAAAACTGGAACCCCGAACCACAGGTTTTCAAAGACAAACCCGTTTGGGCAGATGGCGTTGCGGCCGATTTCAAAAATCACATTTGGGCGCCGGATATTTCGTTACACAACAATGTATATTATCTGTATTATTCGGTTTCGGCTTTCGCCAAAAATACTTCGGCGATTGGCGTTGCGACCAATACAACATTAGATCCAAAGGACAAAAAATACAAATGGGTCGATCAGGGAATTGTCATTCAATCACAACCAAACCGAGATATGTGGAATGCTATTGATCCTAATTTAATCTTCGATGAAAATAATACGCCGTGGTTATCATTTGGTTCTTTTTGGGAAGGATTAAAAATGGTAAAACTAAATCCCGATTTAAAATCAATCGCACAACCTCAAGAATGGCACACGATTTCGAAACGAAAAAGAACTTTCGAATTATCGGATTCTGATCCCGGAGATGGCGCGCTTGAAGCTCCTTTTATCTTTAAGAAAAACGGCTATTATTATCAATTTCTTTCTTGGGATTTATGCTGTCGCGGAGAAAAAAGCACTTATAAAGTTGTTGTTGGAAGATCTAAAAATGTAACCGGACCTTACGTCGATAAAGACGGGAAATTATTAACCGAAGGCGGAGGAAGTATTGTAGTTCAGGGCGATGAAAATTACTTTGGCGTAGGCCATAACAGCGCATATACGTTTGATGGGAAAGATTATATTTTCTATCACGCTTACGAAAAGAAAACCAACGGAACTCCAAGATTAGTCGTTAAAGAAATGCTTTGGGACAATGATTTATGGCCCGTTTTAAAATAG
- a CDS encoding glycoside hydrolase family 127 protein, translated as MKKYNLPIVTIFMSILIFVSCKETKNDAVQSTKTSVLKAGYEIEPVNIQNVKLTDSFWLPIIKRVQEVTIAYAIQKCNEEGRFENFLIAGKQKTGEVRGQMPFDDTDVYKIIEGASNTLISAPNPKLDRVLDSLIAIVKIGQEKDGYLTTWRTINPAKPPAPWVPVIEGKRWESLQISHECYNAGHLIEAAVVHFEATGKRNFLDIAIKNADLLVKTFGDKPGQVKGVPGHQIVETGLIKLYQITGKEDYLKLAKYFLDNRGNPNNHKLYGEYAQDHIPVIQQNEVVGHAVRAVYMYAGMTDIAAMTKDKGYTDAVNNLWSNMVNKKMYITGGIGSRHDGEAFGANYELPNLTAYNETCAAIGDVYWNHRLHNLTGKSQYFDVIERTMYNGLISGISLDGKEFFYPNALESDGVFKSNRGSCTRQAWFDCSCCPTNLIRFVPSIPGLIYSKSKDALYVNLYASNNASFTLGKTDLQISQQTGYPWNGKVNISVNPKKESQFTIKLRVPGWARNEVLPGDLYSYKKASTQKVTINLNGETLAIQPQDGYFVITRNWKKGDEINLNFPMEVQEVETNTKVETNKNKVALEYGPIVYAVEEIDNKNNFDKIDISSSDTFKVKKEPNLLQGVNIIENSKFKAIPYYSWSNRGVGKMKVWLDYEN; from the coding sequence ATGAAAAAATATAATTTACCAATAGTAACGATTTTCATGTCAATTCTGATTTTTGTTTCCTGCAAAGAAACGAAGAATGATGCGGTACAATCGACTAAAACTTCTGTCTTAAAAGCGGGTTACGAAATAGAACCAGTCAATATTCAAAATGTAAAATTGACAGATTCTTTTTGGTTGCCAATTATCAAAAGAGTGCAAGAAGTTACGATTGCTTACGCGATTCAGAAATGTAATGAAGAAGGTCGTTTTGAGAATTTTTTAATCGCAGGAAAACAAAAAACCGGAGAAGTTCGTGGACAAATGCCTTTTGATGATACCGATGTTTATAAGATTATCGAAGGCGCATCAAATACTTTAATTTCTGCGCCAAATCCAAAACTGGATCGTGTTTTAGATTCCTTAATTGCCATTGTAAAAATTGGTCAGGAAAAAGACGGTTACTTGACAACATGGAGAACCATAAATCCTGCAAAACCGCCAGCGCCATGGGTTCCGGTAATTGAAGGAAAACGTTGGGAATCATTGCAAATTAGTCACGAATGTTATAATGCAGGACATTTGATCGAAGCTGCAGTTGTACATTTTGAAGCAACGGGAAAAAGAAACTTCCTTGATATTGCGATCAAAAATGCAGATTTATTAGTGAAAACTTTTGGTGATAAACCAGGTCAGGTAAAAGGAGTTCCGGGACATCAAATTGTAGAAACAGGTTTGATCAAATTGTATCAAATTACCGGAAAAGAAGATTATTTAAAGTTAGCCAAATACTTTCTGGATAATCGCGGAAACCCAAATAATCATAAATTATATGGAGAATACGCACAAGATCATATTCCGGTTATTCAGCAAAATGAAGTTGTTGGTCACGCCGTAAGAGCTGTTTATATGTACGCAGGAATGACAGATATTGCGGCAATGACAAAAGACAAAGGTTACACAGATGCCGTAAATAATTTGTGGAGCAATATGGTCAACAAGAAAATGTACATCACTGGCGGAATTGGTTCAAGACACGACGGAGAAGCTTTTGGAGCCAATTATGAATTGCCGAATTTAACTGCATACAATGAAACTTGTGCTGCAATTGGCGATGTATATTGGAATCATAGATTGCATAATTTGACTGGAAAATCACAATATTTTGATGTGATCGAAAGAACAATGTACAACGGATTAATCTCGGGAATTTCATTAGACGGAAAAGAATTTTTCTATCCAAATGCTTTAGAATCTGATGGTGTTTTTAAATCAAACAGAGGATCTTGTACTCGTCAGGCTTGGTTTGATTGTTCTTGTTGTCCAACAAACTTAATCCGATTTGTGCCTTCGATTCCGGGTCTTATTTATTCGAAATCAAAAGACGCGCTTTATGTCAATTTGTACGCTTCAAACAACGCCTCTTTCACTTTAGGAAAAACCGATTTACAGATTTCTCAGCAAACCGGATATCCTTGGAACGGAAAAGTAAATATTTCGGTTAACCCGAAAAAAGAAAGCCAATTCACGATCAAACTTAGAGTTCCGGGTTGGGCAAGAAATGAAGTTTTGCCGGGAGATTTATATTCTTATAAAAAAGCTTCAACTCAAAAAGTAACCATTAATCTGAATGGAGAAACATTGGCAATTCAGCCGCAAGATGGTTATTTCGTTATTACCAGAAATTGGAAAAAAGGAGACGAAATCAATCTTAATTTCCCAATGGAAGTTCAGGAAGTTGAAACAAATACAAAAGTTGAAACCAATAAAAACAAAGTCGCTTTAGAGTATGGACCAATCGTTTATGCGGTAGAAGAAATTGACAATAAAAATAATTTTGATAAAATAGATATCAGTTCTTCAGACACTTTCAAAGTAAAAAAAGAACCTAATTTATTGCAAGGGGTAAACATAATCGAAAATTCAAAATTCAAAGCAATTCCATATTACAGCTGGTCAAATAGAGGAGTTGGGAAGATGAAAGTTTGGTTGGATTATGAGAATTGA
- a CDS encoding alpha-L-arabinofuranosidase C-terminal domain-containing protein — MKSNLITKITLCGLMLNGFYASAQKNNLQVDAAKTVTKIQPTMYGVFFEDINFAADGGLYAEMIKNRSFEFETPMMGWNEPNSDRHKLNQQSGIANIIQYSQKGTNHNYCRVTINDANGYELINEGFRGMGIKKDLKYNLSLKASQLSGNILKIKIQFIDKNKKVLGETSIVPTSKDWANYTAQLTATATEAKAQIRITFEGSGVIDLDQISLFPENTWKGRKNGMRADLVQLLYDLKPGFLRFPGGCIVEGKTLALRYQWKKSIGNVADRETMINRWNTEFAHKPAPDYFQSFGLGFYEYFQLSEDIGASPLPILSCGMACQFNTGELVPMDQLDPYVQDALDLIEFANGDQTTAWGKIRADIGHPKPFNLKFIGVGNEQWGPDYIERFKVFQKAIKDKYPNITIVSGTGPFPDGDYFDYGMKELKKLNAEIVDEHYYKDPAWFRKNVTRYDNYDRKGPKIFAGEYAAQSVAIASPDNKNNWECAFSEAAFMTGMERNAEVVQLTSYAPLLAHVEGWQWTPDMIWFNNLQSYGTPNYYVQKLFSNNKGTDLINITKDGKPVTGQNDLFASAVKDVNSKEVILKIVNASASAQNASIDVKGAKLDSKGTAIILKGDGINDENSFESPTKISPKESEFKVNGSKVQYDFPAYSVTVLKIKMK, encoded by the coding sequence ATGAAGTCCAATTTAATTACCAAAATTACCCTTTGTGGTTTGATGCTTAACGGCTTTTATGCTTCGGCACAAAAAAATAATCTTCAGGTTGATGCTGCAAAAACAGTAACCAAAATTCAGCCAACAATGTACGGAGTGTTTTTTGAAGATATCAATTTTGCTGCTGATGGAGGATTATATGCCGAAATGATCAAGAACAGATCGTTTGAATTTGAAACTCCAATGATGGGATGGAACGAACCAAATAGCGACCGACACAAACTAAACCAACAATCGGGAATTGCCAATATTATTCAGTATTCGCAAAAAGGAACAAATCATAATTATTGCCGAGTTACAATAAACGATGCAAATGGTTATGAATTGATCAATGAAGGTTTCAGAGGAATGGGAATCAAGAAAGATCTGAAATATAATTTGTCTCTGAAAGCATCGCAACTATCAGGGAATATTTTGAAGATTAAGATTCAATTTATTGATAAAAATAAAAAGGTTTTAGGCGAAACTTCGATTGTTCCAACATCAAAAGATTGGGCAAATTATACGGCACAATTAACCGCAACGGCAACAGAAGCAAAAGCACAAATCAGAATCACTTTTGAAGGAAGTGGAGTAATTGATTTAGATCAGATTTCGCTATTTCCGGAAAATACATGGAAAGGCAGAAAGAACGGAATGCGTGCTGATTTAGTACAATTATTATATGATTTGAAACCAGGATTTTTACGTTTTCCAGGTGGATGTATTGTTGAAGGAAAAACGTTGGCATTGCGTTACCAATGGAAAAAATCAATTGGAAATGTAGCCGACAGAGAAACGATGATTAATCGTTGGAATACGGAATTTGCACATAAACCTGCACCGGATTATTTCCAGAGTTTTGGATTAGGATTCTATGAATATTTTCAGCTTTCAGAAGACATTGGCGCTTCACCTTTACCAATTTTAAGCTGTGGAATGGCTTGTCAATTTAACACAGGAGAATTAGTTCCTATGGATCAATTGGATCCTTATGTGCAAGATGCTTTAGACTTAATTGAATTTGCAAATGGCGATCAAACTACTGCTTGGGGAAAAATTCGTGCTGATATTGGACATCCAAAACCTTTTAATTTGAAATTTATTGGAGTTGGAAATGAGCAATGGGGACCAGATTATATTGAGCGTTTCAAAGTGTTTCAAAAAGCGATAAAAGATAAATATCCAAATATCACAATTGTATCCGGAACAGGACCATTTCCTGACGGAGATTATTTTGATTATGGCATGAAAGAACTTAAAAAACTAAATGCTGAAATTGTAGACGAACATTATTATAAAGATCCGGCCTGGTTCCGTAAAAATGTAACGCGTTACGATAATTATGATCGTAAAGGACCAAAGATTTTTGCTGGAGAATATGCAGCGCAAAGTGTGGCGATTGCAAGTCCGGATAATAAAAATAACTGGGAATGTGCTTTTTCTGAAGCGGCTTTCATGACCGGAATGGAACGTAATGCTGAGGTTGTTCAATTGACATCTTATGCGCCTTTATTGGCTCACGTAGAAGGCTGGCAATGGACACCGGACATGATTTGGTTCAACAATTTACAATCTTATGGAACGCCAAATTATTATGTTCAGAAATTATTCTCTAATAATAAAGGGACAGATTTAATCAATATTACAAAAGACGGAAAACCAGTTACGGGACAAAATGATTTGTTTGCATCTGCAGTAAAAGATGTGAATTCTAAAGAAGTAATTCTGAAAATTGTGAATGCTTCGGCATCGGCACAAAATGCTTCAATTGATGTAAAAGGAGCAAAATTAGATTCAAAAGGAACGGCAATAATCTTAAAAGGAGACGGAATAAATGATGAGAATTCTTTTGAGTCTCCAACGAAAATTAGTCCAAAAGAAAGCGAATTTAAGGTGAACGGAAGCAAGGTTCAATATGATTTTCCGGCATACTCAGTTACCGTTTTGAAAATTAAGATGAAATAA
- a CDS encoding ribulokinase, which yields MKNYVIGLDYGTDSVRAMLIDTENGQELASNVSHYKRWKNKQYCDASINQFRQHPLDHIEGLEITIQTVIKESKVDASLIKGICIDTTGSSPVPVTKDGIPLALTKGFEENPNAMMVLWKDHTSINEANEINELAVSWGGENVTKYVGGIYSSEWFWAKILHIAREDEAVRNAAHTWMEHCDLMTYLLIEDKDLKTFKRSRCAAGHKAMWHEDWNGLPPVEFLEKLHPYLAQLRGNLYDETYTSDLVAGNLSKEWADRLGLSTETVVAVGTFDAHSGAVGAKIGENTLVRVMGTSTCDILVGSKEEVGTKTVRGICGQVDGSVIPGYIGLEAGQSAFGDLLAWYKELLLWPTDLLLTTSTVLNETQKEQLREEFSDKLIVELTKEAEKIPVSDSLPIALDWINGRRTPDANQELKSAISNLSLGTKAPHIFKALVNAICFGAKKIVDRFEEEGVKIDSVIGIGGVARKSPFIMQTLANVLNKPIKIAASDQTPALGAAIYAAVAAGIYPNVIEASQKIGSDFDGEYFPQLDKVAAYHKLLLAYDQLSAYEDPTIKISQHEFSL from the coding sequence ATGAAAAATTACGTTATAGGATTGGACTACGGAACAGATTCAGTTCGAGCGATGCTAATAGATACTGAAAATGGGCAAGAGTTGGCATCAAATGTTTCTCATTATAAAAGATGGAAAAACAAGCAATATTGTGATGCGTCGATAAATCAATTTCGTCAACATCCATTAGATCATATCGAAGGTTTAGAGATTACGATTCAGACAGTTATAAAAGAAAGTAAAGTTGATGCTTCGTTAATAAAAGGAATCTGTATTGATACAACCGGATCTTCTCCGGTTCCTGTTACGAAAGACGGAATTCCGTTAGCATTGACAAAAGGTTTTGAAGAAAACCCAAATGCGATGATGGTGCTTTGGAAAGATCATACTTCGATAAATGAAGCAAACGAAATAAACGAATTGGCGGTAAGCTGGGGCGGAGAAAATGTAACTAAATATGTAGGCGGAATTTATTCATCAGAATGGTTTTGGGCAAAAATCCTGCACATTGCCAGAGAAGATGAAGCGGTTCGAAATGCTGCACACACCTGGATGGAGCATTGCGATTTAATGACGTATTTATTGATAGAAGATAAAGATTTAAAAACTTTCAAAAGAAGCCGTTGTGCTGCGGGACATAAAGCAATGTGGCACGAAGACTGGAACGGATTACCCCCAGTTGAATTCTTAGAAAAATTGCATCCTTATTTAGCACAACTTCGCGGTAATCTTTATGATGAAACTTATACATCAGATTTAGTTGCAGGAAATTTAAGCAAAGAATGGGCAGATCGTTTAGGGCTTTCGACAGAAACAGTTGTAGCTGTTGGAACTTTCGATGCACATTCTGGAGCTGTTGGAGCTAAGATTGGAGAGAATACTTTAGTTCGCGTTATGGGAACTTCAACCTGCGATATTTTGGTAGGTTCAAAAGAAGAAGTAGGAACTAAAACCGTTCGCGGAATTTGTGGACAAGTTGATGGTTCTGTGATTCCGGGTTATATTGGATTAGAAGCCGGACAATCTGCTTTTGGAGATTTATTGGCTTGGTACAAAGAATTATTGCTTTGGCCAACAGATCTTTTATTGACGACTTCGACGGTTTTAAATGAAACTCAAAAAGAACAATTAAGAGAAGAATTCAGCGATAAACTAATTGTAGAATTAACAAAGGAAGCGGAGAAAATCCCAGTTTCAGATAGTCTTCCAATTGCTTTAGACTGGATCAACGGACGTAGAACTCCGGATGCTAATCAGGAATTAAAAAGCGCGATTTCAAATCTTTCTTTAGGAACAAAAGCGCCACATATTTTCAAAGCTTTGGTAAATGCTATTTGTTTTGGAGCGAAGAAAATCGTGGATCGTTTTGAAGAGGAAGGTGTGAAAATAGACAGCGTAATCGGGATTGGTGGCGTTGCTCGTAAATCTCCTTTTATTATGCAGACTTTGGCAAATGTTTTAAACAAGCCAATTAAAATTGCAGCTTCAGACCAAACTCCTGCTTTAGGAGCGGCGATTTATGCAGCAGTTGCAGCAGGAATTTATCCAAACGTAATTGAAGCAAGTCAAAAAATAGGAAGTGATTTTGATGGAGAATATTTCCCTCAATTAGACAAAGTTGCAGCTTATCACAAACTGCTTTTGGCATACGATCAATTAAGCGCTTACGAAGATCCAACTATTAAAATTTCGCAACATGAGTTCTCTTTATAA